One part of the Olleya sp. YS genome encodes these proteins:
- a CDS encoding sigma-70 family RNA polymerase sigma factor — translation MRQLKITKQVTNRETASLDKYLQEIGKVDLITADEEVELAQRIKAGDQIALEKLTKANLRFVVSVAKQYQNQGLTLPDLINEGNLGLIKAAQRFDETRGFKFISYAVWWIRQSILQALAEQSRIVRLPLNKIGSINKINKTFAFLEQAHERPPSAEEIAKELDMTINDVKESMKNSGRHVSMDAPLVEGEDSNLYDVLNSGESPNPDRELLHESLRTEIERALETLTPREADVIRLYFGLGNQHPMTLEEIGETFDLTRERVRQIKEKAIRRLKHTSRSKILKTYLG, via the coding sequence ATGAGACAACTTAAGATTACCAAACAGGTAACTAACCGTGAAACCGCGTCTTTAGACAAATACTTACAAGAAATTGGAAAAGTTGACTTAATTACTGCAGACGAAGAAGTAGAATTAGCACAACGAATCAAGGCTGGCGACCAGATTGCACTTGAAAAATTGACAAAAGCTAATTTACGTTTCGTAGTATCGGTAGCTAAGCAATATCAAAACCAAGGGTTAACGTTACCAGATTTAATTAACGAAGGTAATTTAGGACTAATTAAAGCTGCACAACGTTTTGACGAAACACGTGGTTTTAAATTTATATCCTATGCTGTTTGGTGGATTAGACAATCTATTTTACAAGCGTTAGCAGAACAATCTAGAATTGTGCGTTTACCGCTTAACAAGATTGGATCTATTAATAAAATAAACAAAACGTTTGCCTTTTTAGAGCAAGCACATGAGCGTCCTCCAAGTGCAGAAGAGATTGCAAAAGAATTAGATATGACTATTAACGATGTTAAAGAGTCTATGAAAAATTCTGGACGTCACGTTAGTATGGATGCGCCTTTAGTAGAAGGTGAAGATTCTAATTTATACGATGTATTAAACTCTGGTGAGTCGCCAAATCCAGATCGTGAGCTTTTACATGAGTCTTTACGTACAGAAATTGAGCGTGCTTTAGAAACTTTAACGCCTCGTGAAGCTGATGTTATTAGATTATATTTTGGTTTAGGTAACCAACACCCAATGACGTTAGAAGAAATTGGTGAAACCTTTGATCTAACCAGAGAACGTGTAAGACAAATTAAAGAAAAAGCTATACGTAGATTAAAACATACGTCTAGAAGTAAAATACTGAAAACATACTTAGGATAA
- the rpe gene encoding ribulose-phosphate 3-epimerase — protein MAEKLIAPSMLAADFGNLQRDTEMVNNSDADWFHIDVMDGHFVPNISYGMPVIAAIKKHATKPLDVHLMIEKPERYIEEFAKVGADIITVHHESTVHLHRTLRQIKDAGCKAGIVLNITTPVSVLEDILPECYMVLLMSINPGFGGQKFEEVTYQRVRKLRNMINEQGLDTKIEIDGGVTDKNIQKLVEAGADVFVAGSHVFKSNNPKQTIANLKTLANS, from the coding sequence ATGGCTGAAAAATTAATTGCTCCTTCCATGCTTGCTGCCGATTTTGGCAATTTACAACGCGATACCGAAATGGTTAATAATAGTGATGCCGACTGGTTTCATATAGATGTTATGGATGGACATTTTGTACCCAACATCTCTTACGGAATGCCAGTAATTGCTGCTATTAAAAAACACGCTACTAAGCCATTAGATGTGCATTTAATGATTGAAAAACCTGAGCGTTACATTGAAGAATTTGCAAAAGTTGGCGCAGATATTATTACTGTGCATCATGAATCTACAGTACATTTGCATAGAACATTAAGGCAAATTAAAGATGCTGGTTGCAAAGCAGGTATAGTCTTAAACATAACTACACCAGTGTCTGTTTTAGAAGATATTTTACCAGAATGTTACATGGTATTACTAATGTCTATAAATCCTGGTTTTGGTGGTCAAAAATTTGAAGAGGTCACTTACCAACGTGTACGCAAATTGCGTAACATGATTAACGAGCAAGGTTTAGATACTAAAATTGAAATTGATGGTGGTGTCACAGATAAAAATATCCAAAAACTAGTTGAAGCTGGTGCTGATGTTTTTGTTGCTGGTAGCCATGTGTTTAAAAGTAACAATCCAAAACAAACCATTGCTAATCTGAAAACTTTAGCAAACTCATAA
- a CDS encoding CBS domain-containing protein, with product MKKRTPVAEIMTKHVISLNKTDDLEQAEQLFKQHNIRHIPVVSGEAIIGMLSYTDLLRISFADAADEYALDVESVVYNMFTIEQVMAKNLVSVSSATTIKEVAELLATKEFHALPVVDNGKLVGIVTTTDLINYLINQF from the coding sequence ATGAAAAAAAGAACACCAGTAGCAGAAATAATGACTAAACATGTCATTTCATTAAATAAAACAGACGATTTAGAACAAGCCGAACAATTATTTAAACAGCATAATATTAGACATATTCCAGTAGTTAGTGGTGAGGCTATTATAGGTATGTTAAGTTACACAGATTTACTAAGAATTAGTTTTGCAGATGCAGCAGACGAGTATGCTTTAGACGTAGAAAGTGTAGTGTATAATATGTTTACAATAGAGCAAGTGATGGCTAAAAACTTGGTAAGCGTGTCTAGTGCTACCACAATTAAAGAAGTTGCAGAATTGTTAGCAACAAAAGAATTTCATGCATTACCTGTTGTAGATAACGGAAAATTGGTTGGTATTGTAACTACAACAGATTTAATAAATTACTTAATTAATCAGTTTTAA
- a CDS encoding zinc-dependent peptidase, with protein MFSLFQSQSELEENPLVYKYVLAVGTVVIILFVLYRIYLIVEFQYVSKFKKPLYNHFYLRLKKLSPAQIFILKNEFSFFKKLSPKHQTYFEHRVAQFIGTHQYIGKDNLQITDQMKVLVAATATMLTFGFRRYNIKLLNKVILYPEAFYSNTNQQLHKGEFNPAYNAIVFSWEDFLYGYSIENDNYNLAIHEFVHAIHIDNLQTRGPKAAVFLNSFADIADYLENNEDYKNRLVASKYFRDYAYTNQFEFVSVIIESFIETPQDFKSQFPEIYTKVKQMLNFNFAGY; from the coding sequence TTGTTTAGCTTATTTCAATCTCAATCAGAACTTGAAGAAAATCCGTTAGTTTACAAATATGTCCTAGCTGTAGGAACCGTTGTAATTATCTTATTTGTTCTGTACAGAATATATCTGATTGTCGAGTTTCAGTATGTTTCAAAATTTAAAAAACCATTATATAATCATTTTTATTTAAGGTTAAAAAAGTTAAGTCCAGCTCAGATTTTTATTTTAAAAAATGAGTTTTCATTTTTTAAAAAATTATCTCCAAAACATCAAACCTATTTTGAACATCGTGTCGCACAATTTATAGGCACACATCAATATATTGGTAAAGACAATCTGCAAATTACAGACCAAATGAAAGTGCTAGTAGCTGCTACAGCAACTATGTTAACCTTTGGTTTTAGAAGATATAACATCAAATTATTAAATAAGGTTATACTGTACCCAGAAGCATTTTATTCTAATACCAACCAACAGTTGCATAAAGGCGAATTTAATCCAGCTTACAATGCAATAGTATTTTCATGGGAAGATTTCTTGTATGGTTACTCTATAGAGAATGACAACTATAACTTGGCTATTCATGAGTTTGTTCATGCTATTCATATTGATAATTTACAGACACGTGGTCCAAAAGCAGCAGTGTTTTTAAACAGTTTTGCAGATATTGCTGATTATCTTGAAAACAATGAAGATTACAAAAACCGCCTTGTCGCTTCAAAATATTTTAGGGATTATGCTTATACCAATCAATTTGAATTTGTTTCTGTAATTATCGAATCCTTTATAGAAACTCCTCAAGACTTCAAATCTCAATTTCCAGAGATTTACACAAAAGTGAAGCAAATGCTTAATTTTAATTTTGCAGGTTACTAA
- a CDS encoding O-antigen ligase family protein: MKELSNTTKISDYIIVVLYLLTVFVPNFGAFDFASTQWFYLGILNTGVFIFYLFNLEYLSFSMSKYVKLFFGIQLAIFLVSCISMTQSIIIDESVIYLSRIFTFICSVFNLFLVFRRKKGFGFLGLSIVMSIILFIESFEVVYYFFSRLNELRTEELIFGIPHRYGNPNILGSAIVIKLPFLLYLFLQLKGLKKIISLVAVLFVITSLLLIGARTSVLIMLVVLATFSIAYFVVSKYSFKKSIGVILPLFITAIIAYGSSISVNKIYKDKFNTYNELFFPKSEKDLYNPKAKTNLIQGSGREYIWKSAIKDFKTSPIIGVGIGNWRHNSKKELLINYDRKGFLFSTHVHNDFLQALAETGVIGFLLYVIVYVLSFIILIQKYRNLKTDLEKFFLITIALALLSYAIDAFFNFPHHRAPIQIILACILAIILSFSISKNKNSDKHILPKSIKIIGSIITVIMFINLFSHYKDYKSSTVQYTLMGEVKTKDAFTSKFNYTYDQVSRMLPDFPYVNQIGMTNDDIKAMYAINSKQYKKANVHLDKSIATVENNIWPKTLKAMVFNATKKEDSALFYSKEVFDLAPSIESNFYILRDYYKRKKDTAALFNLYDRHFRVRPKNILGWIGMSNDIRRYYRDDSLALSKINYALESFPYDENLLKFKSELKTIMSKKSKSDIIASTLDESVIEEMTKYFQEGNKYFNNKDYANARVNFLKVLNIEPNNLPTHFKLGLLENLTKNYQNAIPYFTKVIDDKYLDNGRPEYSRGVSYLKLNDMANAKKDFLVSRQKGWQAALNLNDSFFE; the protein is encoded by the coding sequence ATGAAAGAACTTTCAAATACAACCAAAATTTCTGACTATATAATAGTAGTACTATATCTATTGACAGTTTTTGTGCCTAATTTTGGGGCATTTGATTTTGCTTCAACACAGTGGTTTTATCTTGGTATTCTTAATACTGGTGTTTTTATATTTTATCTTTTTAATTTAGAATATTTGTCCTTTTCAATGTCAAAATATGTTAAACTATTTTTTGGTATTCAATTGGCAATTTTTTTAGTGTCTTGCATTTCCATGACACAATCCATTATAATTGACGAAAGCGTCATCTATCTATCTAGGATTTTCACTTTTATATGTTCAGTCTTTAACTTATTTCTTGTCTTTAGAAGAAAAAAAGGATTTGGTTTTTTAGGACTGAGTATAGTAATGAGTATCATATTATTTATAGAATCATTTGAGGTAGTCTACTATTTTTTTTCAAGACTAAATGAGTTAAGAACAGAAGAATTAATTTTTGGAATTCCACATAGATATGGTAATCCAAATATTCTTGGATCTGCAATAGTAATAAAGTTGCCATTTTTATTATACTTATTCCTACAGTTAAAGGGTCTAAAAAAAATAATTAGTTTGGTGGCTGTGTTATTTGTGATAACTAGCTTGTTATTAATTGGAGCGAGAACATCAGTTTTAATTATGTTAGTTGTTTTAGCTACGTTTTCAATAGCTTATTTTGTAGTTTCCAAATACTCGTTTAAGAAAAGTATAGGTGTGATTTTACCTTTGTTTATAACTGCAATTATAGCTTATGGGAGTTCAATATCAGTGAATAAAATTTACAAGGATAAATTTAATACTTATAATGAGTTGTTTTTTCCAAAAAGTGAGAAAGACCTATATAATCCTAAAGCCAAAACAAATTTAATACAAGGTTCCGGTAGAGAGTACATTTGGAAATCGGCTATTAAAGATTTTAAAACATCACCAATAATTGGAGTTGGGATTGGTAATTGGCGACATAATTCCAAAAAAGAACTTTTGATTAATTATGACAGAAAAGGATTTTTATTTTCAACTCACGTCCATAATGATTTTTTACAGGCTTTAGCAGAGACTGGCGTGATAGGTTTTTTACTATATGTAATAGTTTATGTTTTAAGTTTTATAATACTTATCCAAAAGTATAGAAATCTAAAAACTGATTTAGAGAAATTTTTCTTAATTACTATTGCTTTAGCTTTGTTAAGTTACGCAATTGATGCCTTCTTTAATTTTCCTCATCATAGAGCTCCAATTCAAATTATTCTCGCATGTATACTTGCAATTATTTTAAGCTTTTCAATTAGTAAAAATAAAAACTCTGATAAGCATATATTACCTAAAAGTATTAAAATTATAGGATCAATAATTACTGTAATTATGTTTATAAATCTTTTTAGTCATTACAAAGATTATAAATCATCAACAGTTCAGTACACTTTAATGGGAGAAGTGAAAACTAAAGACGCTTTTACTTCAAAATTTAATTATACTTATGATCAGGTTAGTAGAATGTTGCCAGATTTTCCTTATGTAAACCAAATAGGTATGACTAATGATGATATTAAAGCAATGTACGCTATTAATAGTAAGCAGTATAAAAAAGCAAATGTACATTTAGATAAATCTATAGCTACAGTAGAAAATAATATCTGGCCAAAAACTTTGAAAGCTATGGTTTTTAATGCCACTAAAAAAGAAGATAGCGCACTGTTTTATTCTAAAGAAGTTTTTGATTTAGCACCAAGTATAGAATCAAATTTCTACATTTTAAGAGATTATTACAAAAGAAAAAAAGACACAGCAGCATTGTTTAACTTATACGATAGACACTTTAGGGTGAGACCTAAAAATATACTTGGATGGATTGGCATGTCTAACGATATTAGAAGGTATTATAGAGACGACTCTTTGGCACTAAGTAAGATTAATTATGCTTTAGAAAGTTTTCCTTATGACGAAAACCTTTTAAAGTTTAAAAGTGAGCTTAAAACAATTATGTCCAAAAAGTCAAAATCTGATATCATAGCTAGTACATTAGATGAAAGTGTCATTGAAGAAATGACTAAGTATTTCCAAGAAGGAAATAAGTATTTTAATAATAAAGATTATGCTAATGCCAGAGTTAATTTTTTAAAAGTGTTAAACATAGAGCCTAATAATCTACCAACGCATTTTAAATTAGGATTACTTGAAAATCTTACCAAAAACTATCAAAACGCAATACCGTATTTTACTAAAGTTATAGATGATAAATATTTAGATAATGGTAGGCCAGAGTATAGTAGAGGTGTATCTTATTTAAAACTAAACGATATGGCAAACGCAAAAAAAGATTTTTTAGTGAGTCGACAAAAAGGTTGGCAAGCAGCACTAAACCTTAATGATTCTTTTTTTGAATAA
- a CDS encoding GatB/YqeY domain-containing protein, whose amino-acid sequence MSLSKDIMTALKEAMKSKNTVALTALRAVKSAILLAQTETGAKAELTEAEELKILQKQVKQRKDSAAIFLEQGREDLAAPELAEAEVIAQFLPEAMSEEEIAKIVDDVIAKTGADGMKDMGKVMGMVSGQLAGKADGKTISTIVKAKLS is encoded by the coding sequence ATGAGTTTATCTAAAGATATAATGACAGCCTTAAAAGAGGCAATGAAAAGTAAAAATACTGTTGCGTTAACAGCTTTAAGAGCAGTTAAATCTGCCATACTTTTAGCACAGACAGAAACTGGCGCAAAAGCAGAATTAACGGAAGCAGAAGAGCTTAAAATACTTCAAAAACAAGTTAAGCAACGTAAGGACAGTGCAGCAATATTTTTAGAACAAGGTCGAGAAGATTTAGCAGCACCAGAATTAGCTGAAGCAGAAGTTATAGCTCAGTTTTTACCAGAAGCCATGAGTGAGGAAGAGATTGCTAAAATAGTAGATGATGTTATCGCAAAAACAGGAGCAGATGGTATGAAAGATATGGGTAAAGTTATGGGAATGGTTAGTGGACAATTGGCAGGAAAGGCAGATGGTAAAACCATATCTACTATTGTAAAGGCTAAATTATCTTAA
- the ftsZ gene encoding cell division protein FtsZ — translation MSSNNEFENIAFDLPKNQSNVIKVIGVGGGGSNAINHMFLQGIKGVDFVICNTDAQALQNSGVPNKIQLGVNLTEGLGAGANPNVGEQSAVESFDDIQRMLDTNTKMVFITAGMGGGTGTGAAPIIAKMAKDLDILTVGIVTMPFQFEGKMRNEQAQEGIEKLRKEVDSLVVINNNKLREVYGNLGFKAGFSKADEVLSTAARGIAEVITHHYTQNIDLRDAKTVLSNSGTAIMGSAEASGQNRAHEAISKALDSPLLNDNKITGAKNVLLLIVSGAQEITIDEIGEINDHIQNEAGHGANIIMGVGEDESLEESISVTIIATGFDVEQQNEISNTEIKKVIHALEDDQNMEQDLSGNDREPAIILPNIELEDAQDTPQAVVKHTLDIEEDTEDELSAFEMAQINKQKAAVSYDDLDLIPTSELIKDMDVIYSEVDVNVEDTEDFNITTVSNAEVEEPIRIEEEEEKQQITLSFDMPLSEPVVEPKVEEDSPVVMNLTEEVNDMEVNDFVEIIPVTENSETGEVRYALDDYVEVNSAINKVAEPKVEIDKEVAFEQKTVEDAEEDVTETEVDPMNTPISELLKSRADERRKKMKNFNHKFNSSKIEDIEKIPAYKRQGLELDDSQHSSDNNISKTTLSVDDNDDIQLRSNNSFLHDNVD, via the coding sequence ATGAGCAGCAACAACGAATTCGAAAACATAGCATTCGATCTTCCAAAAAATCAATCTAATGTCATTAAAGTCATCGGTGTAGGTGGTGGAGGTAGTAATGCTATCAATCACATGTTCCTTCAAGGCATTAAAGGTGTAGATTTTGTAATCTGTAATACAGATGCGCAAGCACTACAAAACAGTGGAGTGCCAAACAAAATTCAATTGGGTGTTAACCTTACAGAAGGACTTGGTGCAGGAGCTAATCCAAATGTAGGAGAGCAATCTGCGGTTGAGAGTTTTGATGACATCCAACGTATGTTAGATACTAACACAAAAATGGTATTTATTACTGCAGGAATGGGTGGAGGAACTGGTACAGGTGCAGCACCAATAATTGCTAAAATGGCTAAAGACTTAGATATTTTAACAGTAGGTATTGTTACCATGCCTTTTCAGTTTGAAGGTAAAATGCGTAATGAACAAGCCCAAGAAGGGATTGAAAAATTACGTAAAGAAGTCGATAGTTTAGTAGTAATAAACAACAATAAATTACGTGAGGTTTATGGTAACCTAGGTTTTAAAGCAGGTTTTTCTAAAGCAGATGAGGTATTATCTACTGCAGCACGTGGTATTGCAGAAGTTATTACACATCACTACACACAAAACATCGATTTACGTGACGCTAAAACAGTATTAAGTAATAGCGGAACTGCTATAATGGGATCTGCTGAAGCTTCGGGACAAAACCGAGCACACGAAGCGATTTCAAAAGCATTAGATTCTCCGTTATTAAATGATAATAAAATAACTGGAGCCAAAAACGTATTGTTGCTAATCGTTTCTGGAGCTCAAGAAATTACTATTGATGAAATTGGAGAAATTAACGATCACATACAAAACGAAGCTGGTCATGGTGCCAATATCATTATGGGTGTTGGTGAAGATGAAAGCTTAGAAGAGTCAATTTCTGTAACAATCATTGCAACTGGATTTGATGTCGAGCAGCAAAACGAAATTTCGAATACTGAAATTAAAAAAGTAATCCATGCTTTGGAAGATGATCAAAATATGGAACAAGATTTAAGTGGTAACGATAGAGAGCCTGCTATAATCTTACCAAATATAGAGTTAGAAGATGCACAAGACACGCCTCAAGCAGTAGTAAAACATACCTTAGATATTGAAGAAGATACCGAAGATGAGTTGTCTGCTTTTGAAATGGCTCAAATAAACAAACAAAAAGCAGCAGTAAGCTATGACGATTTGGATTTAATACCAACTAGTGAGCTTATTAAAGATATGGATGTTATTTACTCTGAAGTTGATGTTAATGTAGAAGATACAGAAGATTTTAATATTACAACTGTTTCTAATGCAGAGGTAGAAGAACCTATTAGAATAGAGGAGGAAGAAGAGAAACAACAAATCACGTTAAGTTTTGATATGCCATTATCAGAGCCAGTTGTTGAGCCAAAAGTTGAAGAGGATAGTCCAGTGGTTATGAATTTAACGGAAGAGGTTAACGATATGGAAGTGAATGATTTTGTCGAAATTATTCCCGTGACCGAAAACTCTGAAACAGGTGAAGTAAGATACGCATTAGATGATTATGTTGAGGTAAATTCTGCAATTAATAAAGTGGCTGAACCTAAAGTTGAAATTGATAAAGAAGTAGCTTTTGAACAAAAAACTGTTGAAGATGCTGAGGAAGATGTGACTGAAACAGAGGTGGATCCTATGAATACGCCAATCTCAGAGTTATTAAAAAGTAGAGCAGACGAGCGCAGAAAAAAAATGAAGAATTTTAATCATAAATTCAATAGTTCTAAAATTGAAGATATAGAGAAAATTCCAGCATATAAACGTCAAGGATTAGAGTTAGACGATAGTCAACATTCATCAGATAATAATATTTCTAAAACAACACTAAGTGTTGATGATAATGATGATATTCAATTAAGAAGTAACAACTCTTTCTTACATGATAACGTAGATTAA
- the ftsA gene encoding cell division protein FtsA: MEQNIAVGLDIGTTKIVAMIGRKNEYDKVEILGIGKSKSLGVHRGVVNNITQTIQSIQLAIQEAEAAAALKIEGVTVGIAGQHIRSLQHSDYITRPNSETVIDEDDIERLINQVHKLVMLPGEEIIHVLPQEYKIDGQAEIKEPIGMYGGRLEANFHVVVGQVSSIRNIGRCVQSAGLALEGITLEPLASANAVLSQEEKEAGVALIDIGGGTTDLAIFRDGIIRHTAVIPFGGNVITEDIKEGCSIIEKQAELLKIKFGSAWPGENKDNEIVSIPGLRGRDPKEITLKNLSKIIHARVVEIVEQVYVEIKNYGHEEQKKKLIAGIVLTGGGSQLKHLKQLVEYITGMDTRIGYPNEHLAGDSDDAITSPLFATAVGLVMDGLKRQDRKKAEAKIEEEIQAQGEDENTPEVEKVEPPKKQRKSFLDTLTERVKDFLDNAE; encoded by the coding sequence ATGGAGCAAAACATTGCAGTAGGATTAGACATAGGAACCACAAAAATTGTGGCTATGATTGGTCGTAAAAACGAATATGATAAAGTCGAAATTTTAGGCATTGGTAAGTCTAAAAGTTTGGGTGTGCATCGTGGTGTGGTTAATAACATAACACAAACTATTCAATCTATTCAATTAGCCATTCAAGAAGCAGAAGCTGCTGCAGCATTAAAGATAGAAGGTGTAACTGTTGGAATTGCTGGACAACACATAAGAAGTTTACAACACAGCGATTATATTACAAGACCTAATAGCGAAACAGTTATAGATGAAGATGATATAGAACGATTAATCAATCAAGTACATAAATTGGTAATGCTTCCAGGAGAAGAGATTATACACGTCTTACCACAAGAGTATAAAATTGATGGTCAAGCCGAAATTAAAGAGCCAATCGGCATGTATGGTGGACGTTTAGAAGCAAATTTTCATGTAGTAGTTGGGCAAGTATCATCTATTAGAAATATTGGACGCTGTGTACAAAGTGCAGGTTTAGCATTAGAAGGGATCACCTTAGAGCCTTTAGCAAGTGCTAATGCAGTACTAAGTCAAGAAGAAAAAGAAGCAGGAGTTGCTTTAATTGATATAGGAGGTGGTACAACAGATTTAGCTATTTTCAGAGATGGTATTATTCGTCATACAGCAGTTATCCCATTTGGAGGTAATGTAATTACAGAAGATATTAAAGAAGGCTGTTCTATTATAGAAAAGCAAGCCGAATTATTAAAAATCAAATTCGGTAGCGCATGGCCAGGAGAAAATAAGGATAATGAAATAGTGTCTATTCCAGGTTTAAGAGGTCGTGATCCTAAAGAAATCACCTTAAAAAACCTGTCTAAAATTATTCATGCACGTGTTGTAGAAATAGTAGAGCAAGTTTATGTCGAAATTAAAAATTACGGACACGAAGAACAAAAAAAGAAGCTAATAGCAGGTATTGTTTTAACAGGAGGAGGAAGCCAGTTAAAGCATTTAAAACAATTAGTAGAATATATTACAGGAATGGATACCAGAATTGGGTATCCTAACGAGCATCTTGCAGGAGATAGTGATGATGCGATTACAAGTCCTTTATTTGCAACAGCAGTAGGATTAGTGATGGACGGATTAAAACGTCAAGACCGCAAAAAAGCGGAAGCTAAAATTGAAGAAGAAATTCAGGCTCAAGGCGAAGATGAAAATACTCCAGAAGTAGAAAAAGTAGAACCACCAAAAAAACAACGTAAGTCGTTTTTAGATACGTTAACAGAAAGAGTCAAAGACTTTTTAGATAACGCAGAATAA
- a CDS encoding cell division protein FtsQ/DivIB, which produces MKVNWNDIKLLVLLGLVVFLYAFSSKRNAKRTVSKPHVEFLGNNNLFMTQEDVSKLLIQNQQSVTNEPKEILDLNLLETTLNANPIVEFADVYVSVTGNLTAKVKQKTPIARVVTDASYYIDSNGGYMPLSKNYTERVPIVTGFVNKKTLENAHKMAIKIQEDEFLKKHVVRIHQNKNGTIDLKLRQCEFIVKLGSLKQLDKKINNLKAFYLKATKDKTLNNYSKVNLQFGNQVVCTKA; this is translated from the coding sequence ATGAAAGTTAATTGGAATGACATAAAACTGTTAGTTCTACTAGGTTTAGTAGTGTTTTTGTATGCGTTTTCTTCTAAAAGAAATGCTAAAAGAACAGTATCCAAACCTCATGTGGAATTCCTTGGAAACAACAATCTTTTTATGACACAAGAAGATGTTAGTAAGTTGTTAATACAAAATCAACAGTCCGTTACAAATGAACCTAAAGAAATTTTAGATTTGAACTTGTTAGAAACGACTCTAAACGCAAACCCAATTGTAGAGTTTGCAGACGTTTACGTTAGTGTAACAGGTAATTTAACAGCTAAGGTTAAACAAAAAACACCTATTGCTAGAGTGGTAACAGACGCGTCGTACTATATAGATAGTAATGGAGGTTATATGCCATTATCAAAAAACTATACAGAACGCGTCCCAATTGTTACCGGTTTTGTCAATAAAAAAACCTTAGAGAACGCACATAAAATGGCAATAAAAATTCAGGAAGACGAATTTTTAAAAAAGCATGTAGTTCGCATTCATCAAAATAAGAATGGGACTATAGATCTTAAGCTGAGACAATGTGAGTTTATAGTCAAATTAGGAAGTTTGAAGCAATTGGATAAAAAAATAAACAATCTAAAAGCCTTTTATCTTAAAGCGACAAAGGATAAAACCTTAAACAATTACAGTAAAGTAAACTTGCAATTTGGTAATCAAGTTGTGTGTACAAAAGCATAA